The Weissella confusa DNA window CTTATTATATCTACATAATATATATATCATACAACCTAAACTTAAAGAAAAACGCCGACCACGGACTGGACGGCGTTGTTTTTAAGAAGTTTTTACGAAATTTTAGTATTGCTCCAAATAAGTTTCCAATTCCCATTGTGAAACTTCTTGGCGATATGCTTGGTATTCCAAACGCTTAGCATCCACAAATGTGCGTGCCATGTGTGAACCAAGGGCTGCCTTAATAACTTCATCCGTATCCAAATCGTTAACGGCTGCCAACAATGTATCAGGCAAATCAGTGATACCCGCCTTCTTACGCTCAGCCTCGTCCATCAAGTAGATGTTACGATCAACTGCGTGGTTTGGCTCCATTTCACCGGCCACACCATCCAAACCAGCTGCCAAGATAACAGCAAAGGCCAAGTATGGGTTAGCAGTTGGGTCAACTGAACGCAATTCCAAACGCGTTGAGTTACCACGTGAAGCTGGGACGCGGACCATTGGTGAACGGTTTGAACCAGACCAAGCCACGTAAACCGGCGCTTCGAATCCAGGCGTCAAACGCTTGTATGAGTTAACCGTTGGGTTTGTGATTGCCGTAAAGTTAGCTGCGTGCGCCAAGACACCACCCAAGAAGTTGTAAGCCGTCTTTGACAATTGCAAATCACCAGCTTCGTCGTAGAAGACGTTACCAGCTTCATTGAACAATGACATGTTCGTGTGCATACCGTTACCGTTGATACCAGAAATTGGCTTTGGCATAAACGTTGCGTACAAACCGTGCTTACGTGCAATCGTCTTAACAATCAACTTGAACGTTTGAATGTTATCAGCTGCATCCAACGCATCGGCATACTTAAAGTCAACTTCGTGTTGTCCAGGGGCAACTTCGTGGTGGGCTGCTTCCACTTCAAAGCCCATCTTTTCCATTTCCAAAACAATTTCACGACGTGTGTTTTCACCCAAATCAAGTGGGGCCAAATCGAAGTAGCCACCCTTATCGTTTAGGTTCATCGTTGGGTTACCGTGCTCATCAAGCTTGAACAAGAAGAATTCTGGCTCAGTCCCAATGTTAAAGTTCTTGAAACCAGCGTCTTCCATTTGCTTCAAAACACGCTTCAAGTTGTTACGAGGATCCCCTGCAAATGGCTCGCGGTCGGCCGTGTAAATATCTGCAATCAAACGTGCAACCTTACCACCGTGTGAGTCAGTCGCCCATGGGAAAATCATGAACGTTGAAAGGTCAGGGTACAAGTACATGTCTGACTCTTCAATACGAACGAATCCTTCGATTGAAGAACCGTCAAACATCAAATTGTTGTCCAATACCTTTTCAAGTTGTGAAACAGGTACTTCGACGTTCTTAATTGTGCCGAAAACATCTGAGAACTGCAAACGTAGGAATTCCACGTTTTCCTCAGCAATCATGTTGCGAATATCATCCTTGGTATAAGCCTTGCGAACCATTGTAATCTCCTTTTACTTTATCCCAAAACACATCATCTAAAACTTCCGTTGACCGTTATTAAAACGACCAATCTTAAGCAACTCATCAGCCAACATGTGACGCATATTAATTTCATCCGGATTAACCGTTTCTGCTTCACGACGTTGCTTTTTAGCATCAACCTCATGAATTTCAGAAATCGAATATCCCGCATCTAGATAATCTGCAATCTCCAATAAACGATCGACGTCATCTAATGAAAAACGTCGCTGCTTACCGGCCCCTCTATGTGGCTCAATGAGTCCCTGCTGATCATAGTACCGAATCTGACGATCTGATAAGCCCGTCAATTCGCGCACTACGCTCATTGGCAACACTGCCAAATCGCGACGTAACTCTCGTCTTACCATACGTCCGACCCCCTATGAGTAGCATGTTACCACCTATTTTAGAAGATTTTTCTATTCATGTCAGCTATTCTGACACGAACCCCGCGACGTCACTTTCAATCGTCTTTAGTGTCGCGATGTTTTGTACCAAGTCATACCAATGAATGTCAGTGAACTGGTTATTGAACCATGTCATTTGACGCTTTGCATAACGACGTGAGGCTTGCTTCAACGCTTCACTCGCTTGCTCAAGTGTTTCGACACCGTCTAAGTAACCAAACAATTCCTTATACCCAATTGCTTTCTTAGCCGTACTATCTTCTGGCAACGTTGCCGCAATCCGTGCTTCTTCAAGCAAGCCATTCGCAATCATCGCATCCACACGGGTATTAATCCGTTCGTACAAAACTGGTCGATCCGTCGTTAACCCGATGATACAGGCATCATACAAACGCTTTGGCTCAGGCGGCTGTTCTGAAAAAGGCTTGCCAGTGTGATCACTAACTAAGAGCGCTCTGACTAGACGGCGAATTTGTCCTGGCAGAATGCGCGCTTCACTAACCGGATCCAATTCACGTAAAGCATCACGCACAACTGCTTCGCCCTGCTCATGAGCAATTGCCGTCCACTTCTCGACAAACGCCTCATCCGTAATGTCATCCACCTCAGCCAGCGGACGGTCACCTAGCAACGCTTGGACATAAAAGCCAGTACCACCAACCAAAATTGGCATTTTGCCACGAGCTGTGATATCCGCAATCGCAGCCTGTGCTTCACGCACAAAGCGCGCCGCTGAATAATGTTCAGCAGGGTCAGCAACATCAATCATATGATGTGGTGCGACCGCTTGTTCTTCGGGCGTCGCCTTGGCTGTCCCAATATCCAATTGACGATAAATTTGCATCGAATCACCCGATACAATTTCACCGTTAAATTTCTTTGCTAGTTCTAGTGATAAAGCGGTTTTTCCAACCGCAGTCGGACCGACAATCACAATCAACTTATCCATACTACTTTCCATCTCTATCTCTAATTTGTTGGGCCAAACGTACATCGTCCGTAATCACACCAGCAACCCGCCCGATGAACATCAATCGCAACGCCCAAGCCATCGTCGGCGTCCACCAATACGTGACCGCTTTCCGTGCACGTGCAACGACAAACGGTAAATAACGGTAGTCCAAATTGTTATTTTGAATCACACCGGCGTGAAACAGTTGACGGCTCAAACGGTTAGGACGATGTTGCAACAGCCCTAACGGCATCGTTGCGTCAAGTTGGCGCCACGTTTTAACAGCATTCACTTGGAATGATTGCAACATTACTGGTGCGTCTATTTCAGCTGCTTGCAACTCACGGTACAATTCTGTTGCGCCCCGCTTGCCCTTCAACTCAATCAACAATAGGCCTTGGTAATTCGTTTCTTTTACCAACGCCAAAAATGATGCAAAATCATCCACAACTGGTGGCATCTCGTCATCAATATCATGTTTTAGGATTAAGCGACCCTCATATAATTGCACATCAACCTCTAAGCCATCTGCGCCTAATTGAATTGCAGAAGCAAAAGCTGGTAATGAATTTTCAAGGCGGCCAGCCGTGTGATCACCCCGATGGGCGATAATTAATGATTTGTTCATCTGCATTTCAAGAAACCCCAGTTATTAAACTCAATTAAAATATGTTAAACTTATTTTAACAAATATATGGAGGAACCACATCATGAAGAAGTTTGGTTTGGGGATTTTTACTGGTGTTGCTGGTACGCTAGCAACTGCTGCCGCTGCGGCCTTCACGTTCCACAAGGTTGCTGTTAAGCCTTTGGAAGAAGAAGAGGCTAAGTTTGAGGAGACTGAGCGCAAGGCTGCTCGTAAGGCTGCTCACTCTCACGGCGCACGATTCTAATCTAAAAATATAAACAAATACCCACTTACATGAGCCGGCGTAACATCGTCAGTTAATGTAAGTGGGTATTTTTTTAATTACTCTTAGTCTTACCAGTGTAAGAACCAAAACCGTTCTTCAAGACGTAGATATCGTTGTATCCCGCCTTCTTCAACTTACGCGCCATACGCGCAGCCATTTGCATGTTTTCGTCATACAAAAAGACTGGCTTGTCTTGACGCAAAGCACTGTGGTTTTCATTCAACATAGCGTATTGAATGTTACGTGCACCAAGCACGTGCTTTGCCTTAAACTTAGCTGGCTCACGCAAATCGATCAATTGGTGACCGCGACTTTGTGCTTCGAATTCTTCAGAGTTCAAAAGTGATGCCGCACGCTTCAACGTTACGCGCGTCCATACCAATGTACCAACCGTCCAAAGAATCCAAAGCAATACAATGACAAACAATGCTTGCAACATACTACTAAATTCCCCATTTCGTTTTTCAGTCAAGTACTATTCTATCAAACCTAAAATAAAAAGTCTGCCAACCTTAGGCAGACTTTGATTTTTCTTCAATTATTGCGCTTCAGCAACGAACGTACCAGTAGCGGCGTTGTAACCGAAACCAACACGTGAGTATGAACCCAATACCCAACGCGTGTGTGGGTGTGAACCGTTGTCGATCATACCAGTTTCAGCATACCAAGCGTTAACAGCGGCTGAACCAGCACCGAAGCCAATAGCAACAACTTCGTGACCGTATGATTGTGCAAAGTGCGCAGCGTCAACGTTTCCTGCCATCATGTCGGCACGGTATTGTGCAGTTGCTGACAATGAAGCATCGTATGAAACTGGTGACAAACCAGCAGCCGTACGGATTGCGTTCAATGCGTTAACGGCATCAGCGAATGAACCCGTTGAAACAGGTGCAGTTGCAACTGACGTTTGTGCAGGCGCTGCAGAAGCAACTGGTGCTGATGACGCAGCAGATGAAGCTTGTGATTGAGCTGGTTCTGCTGCAACACTTGATTGTGCAGGTGCAACTGAACCGTTCAAGCGAATCTCTTCACCAACGATGATCAAGTTAGGGTTCGTGATGTTGTTCATCTTTACGATGTCATCCACCTTCAAGCCAGTTGCTTGTGCGATTGTGTCAATCGTGTCACCTTCTTGAATCTTGTAAGTCGTACCAGCAGTCTTAACGGCTTCCTTAACGTCGTCAACCGTCTTTGCACGCCATGAAGCAGCGTCCGTAGCTGGCTTTGCGTTATCGTCGGCTGATACAGCAGTGTTTGAGTTCGTCATTGGCAAAATCGCAGCAGCGGCAACCAAAGCGGCAGCTCCCATTCCCTTAGCCATAGCATTCATCTTAGAGTTAATCATATTGTTTATATTCCCTTTTTGTACGTTTTTGGCCAGTCCAACGACTGAGCCTCGTATGCTTTCTATAATAGCAAGTACGTATATCAAGTAAGTTACATCACGATAACAAAAAAACGGGACATTGATGACAATGTCCCGTATGCAATACATTTCAAATTAGTGGATGAACAAAACACCTGCTGCAGGGATAGTACGTGATGAAACCACGAATTCACCCTTAGCGTTCATTTCTGAGATTGTGATCATGTCACCGTTAACACCCGTAACAACAGCCACGTGTCCGTATGATGAAGCGTAAGCAACACCTGGCATCATAACAGCAAACGTACCAACGGCTGGGTTCGTGTCTACAACACGGCCAGCGTAAGTTGCGTTGTTAGCCCATTCTGCGGCGTTACCCCAGAAGTTACCAACCCAAGGCAATTGGTTCTTAACGTACCACGCGCATTGTCCAGCGTAGTATGAGTTACCTGGTACAGCAGTGTAGTCAGCATTGTATGAAGGCGCTGCTGGTTGTGCTTCTTGGGCAACTGGTGCCTCTGCAACGTCAACTTCTTCAGTAGCAACAGGTGCTGCTTCTTCAACAACTGGCGCTACTTCAACTGCAGCTTCTTCGGCAACTGGTGCTTCTGAAGCAACAACTTCTTCAGCAACTTCCTTCGTCAAGTTGATTTCTTGACCGATAACAATGAAGTTAGCGTCGTTGATGTTGTTAGCTGCAGCGATTTCTTCTGCAGTCAATTCAGTAGCTGAAGCAATCGTTGACAACGTATCACCAGCTTGAACCGTGTACTTTTGACCTGCGGCTTGAACGGCTTCAACCACTTGATCAACCGTCTTTGCACGCCATGATGAAGTCGTTTGTGCCACTTCTTCGTTAGCGTATGCTGATTCAGTTGAAATCATTGGTACGATGGCAGCAGCTGCAGCAACAACCGTTGCGGCTACCCAGTTCTTACCTGACTTGTACATCTTCTTGCGTGAATTTACGTTTTGCATGATTAACTCCCCAATTATCTGTCGCTCATATAAGCGTTTGTTTCTTTGTTTTAATAAGATTTAATTTGTATTAGTTATGCGTTGCCCTAGCAACGTGATTAATAATACCGACGGGGCGTAACAGTTATATAACAGCGACTAAACAACGTGTAACGCACAAATTGGTCATATTTGATTTGCATATAAACAGCGTCATTTCGGCACAACTGTTCCGGTGTTCACATTTACTTCAAAAACAGTCCCCACTCTGAAAATAACTTTTTTCGTGTTTTCATTACTTTTCAGGCCGTTTGTTACAACTATTACATCGTTTTCTGGGAAGTTTGTTACAGATCGGCTTAGTTTGTGGTTAGTGTCCGTCCTGACGGCCGGAGTGCTTGGCCCCTTCTAGGGCACGCTAACACGTCCAGACCATGACCTGCAGGGAGCGGAGTCCACGCCGTTGGCGCGTGCTCCTTTACCTCCCGTGGCTCTAAGCGGAAACCCGCTAA harbors:
- the glnA gene encoding type I glutamate--ammonia ligase: MVRKAYTKDDIRNMIAEENVEFLRLQFSDVFGTIKNVEVPVSQLEKVLDNNLMFDGSSIEGFVRIEESDMYLYPDLSTFMIFPWATDSHGGKVARLIADIYTADREPFAGDPRNNLKRVLKQMEDAGFKNFNIGTEPEFFLFKLDEHGNPTMNLNDKGGYFDLAPLDLGENTRREIVLEMEKMGFEVEAAHHEVAPGQHEVDFKYADALDAADNIQTFKLIVKTIARKHGLYATFMPKPISGINGNGMHTNMSLFNEAGNVFYDEAGDLQLSKTAYNFLGGVLAHAANFTAITNPTVNSYKRLTPGFEAPVYVAWSGSNRSPMVRVPASRGNSTRLELRSVDPTANPYLAFAVILAAGLDGVAGEMEPNHAVDRNIYLMDEAERKKAGITDLPDTLLAAVNDLDTDEVIKAALGSHMARTFVDAKRLEYQAYRQEVSQWELETYLEQY
- a CDS encoding MerR family transcriptional regulator, with the translated sequence MVRRELRRDLAVLPMSVVRELTGLSDRQIRYYDQQGLIEPHRGAGKQRRFSLDDVDRLLEIADYLDAGYSISEIHEVDAKKQRREAETVNPDEINMRHMLADELLKIGRFNNGQRKF
- the miaA gene encoding tRNA (adenosine(37)-N6)-dimethylallyltransferase MiaA, giving the protein MDKLIVIVGPTAVGKTALSLELAKKFNGEIVSGDSMQIYRQLDIGTAKATPEEQAVAPHHMIDVADPAEHYSAARFVREAQAAIADITARGKMPILVGGTGFYVQALLGDRPLAEVDDITDEAFVEKWTAIAHEQGEAVVRDALRELDPVSEARILPGQIRRLVRALLVSDHTGKPFSEQPPEPKRLYDACIIGLTTDRPVLYERINTRVDAMIANGLLEEARIAATLPEDSTAKKAIGYKELFGYLDGVETLEQASEALKQASRRYAKRQMTWFNNQFTDIHWYDLVQNIATLKTIESDVAGFVSE
- a CDS encoding glycerophosphodiester phosphodiesterase, with product MQMNKSLIIAHRGDHTAGRLENSLPAFASAIQLGADGLEVDVQLYEGRLILKHDIDDEMPPVVDDFASFLALVKETNYQGLLLIELKGKRGATELYRELQAAEIDAPVMLQSFQVNAVKTWRQLDATMPLGLLQHRPNRLSRQLFHAGVIQNNNLDYRYLPFVVARARKAVTYWWTPTMAWALRLMFIGRVAGVITDDVRLAQQIRDRDGK
- a CDS encoding DUF3042 family protein yields the protein MKKFGLGIFTGVAGTLATAAAAAFTFHKVAVKPLEEEEAKFEETERKAARKAAHSHGARF
- a CDS encoding rhodanese-like domain-containing protein — encoded protein: MLQALFVIVLLWILWTVGTLVWTRVTLKRAASLLNSEEFEAQSRGHQLIDLREPAKFKAKHVLGARNIQYAMLNENHSALRQDKPVFLYDENMQMAARMARKLKKAGYNDIYVLKNGFGSYTGKTKSN
- a CDS encoding CAP domain-containing protein, with the translated sequence MINSKMNAMAKGMGAAALVAAAAILPMTNSNTAVSADDNAKPATDAASWRAKTVDDVKEAVKTAGTTYKIQEGDTIDTIAQATGLKVDDIVKMNNITNPNLIIVGEEIRLNGSVAPAQSSVAAEPAQSQASSAASSAPVASAAPAQTSVATAPVSTGSFADAVNALNAIRTAAGLSPVSYDASLSATAQYRADMMAGNVDAAHFAQSYGHEVVAIGFGAGSAAVNAWYAETGMIDNGSHPHTRWVLGSYSRVGFGYNAATGTFVAEAQ
- a CDS encoding CHAP domain-containing protein, producing MQNVNSRKKMYKSGKNWVAATVVAAAAAIVPMISTESAYANEEVAQTTSSWRAKTVDQVVEAVQAAGQKYTVQAGDTLSTIASATELTAEEIAAANNINDANFIVIGQEINLTKEVAEEVVASEAPVAEEAAVEVAPVVEEAAPVATEEVDVAEAPVAQEAQPAAPSYNADYTAVPGNSYYAGQCAWYVKNQLPWVGNFWGNAAEWANNATYAGRVVDTNPAVGTFAVMMPGVAYASSYGHVAVVTGVNGDMITISEMNAKGEFVVSSRTIPAAGVLFIH